In the Candidatus Methylomirabilota bacterium genome, one interval contains:
- a CDS encoding glycosyltransferase family 4 protein, with amino-acid sequence MKIALICRPFSFHGGVETATAGLLSALVRRGEHDIDLISTRAQPPVRGITVRPLSILGQPSVLRQLSFALQARSAARSGGYDLVQSHERCLVQDVYRAGEGSHRAYLDAMGRTGPQVSPHHRLLLWLERRIFRLQSARHVVAISGRGKEEIQRLYQTPAQAVTTVYNGVDLDRFHPDNRARWRAATRRALGISEETWLIAFIGSGFERKGLGPLIEGLATLRDGRARLLVAGRGRTEPYRLLAERLGMSEAISWSAPTRDVERLYAASDVLALPALYEPFGNVHLEALASGVPVLTSRAAGGAEAVVPGESGAVVDKAEAAAIATALGSLREADPTKLAAAARAAALPFTFDAQVERLAGLWLSLRR; translated from the coding sequence GTGAAGATCGCCCTGATCTGCCGGCCCTTCTCGTTCCATGGCGGGGTGGAGACGGCCACGGCCGGGCTGCTGTCGGCTCTCGTCCGGCGCGGCGAGCACGACATCGATCTCATCTCCACGCGCGCCCAGCCGCCCGTGCGCGGGATCACCGTCCGGCCGCTTTCCATCCTCGGTCAGCCCTCCGTGTTGCGACAGCTCTCCTTCGCCCTTCAGGCACGAAGCGCGGCGCGCTCGGGAGGATACGATCTCGTCCAGAGCCACGAGCGGTGCCTTGTCCAGGACGTGTACCGCGCCGGTGAAGGGAGCCACCGGGCATACCTCGATGCCATGGGGCGAACCGGCCCTCAAGTAAGTCCTCATCATCGGCTCCTCTTATGGCTGGAACGGCGGATCTTCAGGCTACAAAGCGCCAGGCACGTGGTCGCCATCTCGGGCCGGGGGAAAGAGGAGATTCAACGGCTCTACCAGACTCCCGCCCAGGCGGTCACCACCGTCTACAACGGCGTCGACCTCGACCGCTTCCATCCCGACAATCGGGCGCGCTGGCGGGCCGCGACGCGCCGGGCCCTCGGCATCAGCGAGGAGACGTGGCTCATCGCCTTCATCGGCTCCGGCTTCGAGCGCAAGGGCCTTGGTCCCCTCATCGAAGGGCTGGCCACCCTTCGTGATGGGCGCGCGCGACTGCTGGTGGCGGGCAGGGGGCGGACGGAACCGTATCGACTTCTGGCCGAGCGCCTGGGGATGAGCGAGGCGATCAGCTGGAGCGCTCCGACGCGCGACGTCGAGCGGCTCTATGCCGCCTCCGACGTCCTGGCTCTTCCCGCCCTGTACGAGCCCTTCGGCAATGTTCATCTCGAGGCCCTGGCCTCGGGGGTACCGGTCCTCACGAGCCGCGCGGCGGGGGGCGCCGAAGCAGTAGTCCCCGGGGAAAGCGGGGCCGTCGTCGACAAGGCGGAAGCCGCGGCGATTGCCACTGCCCTGGGCTCTCTCCGCGAGGCTGATCCAACAAAGCTGGCCGCCGCGGCCCGCGCCGCGGCCCTCCCGTTCACCTTCGACGCTCAGGTCGAGCGATTGGCTGGACTCTGGCTCAGCCTCAGGCGCTGA
- a CDS encoding HAD family hydrolase → MPALTSGHPAVFMDRDGCLIEEMGYINHASRVRVLPRTPEAIRALNKAGIPAVVATNQAGIARGYFSEEVLRAVHDELVRQLATHGARLDALYVCTHHPSAGAPPYRRDCDCRKPRPGMLLRAAADLDLDLGRSVMIGDKPSDVAAGQAAGAAGVLVLTGYGRGEFEHRREAWGVKPDHVAEDLLDAVEWALAR, encoded by the coding sequence ATGCCTGCCCTCACCTCCGGGCACCCGGCGGTGTTCATGGACAGGGACGGGTGCCTCATCGAAGAGATGGGGTATATCAATCACGCCAGCCGTGTGCGGGTTCTACCGAGAACGCCCGAGGCCATTCGCGCGCTCAACAAAGCGGGGATCCCCGCCGTCGTGGCCACCAATCAGGCCGGCATCGCACGCGGCTATTTTTCCGAAGAAGTGCTCCGCGCGGTACACGACGAGCTCGTGCGCCAGCTCGCCACGCACGGCGCACGTCTCGACGCGCTCTACGTGTGCACGCATCACCCGAGCGCGGGCGCGCCACCCTACCGGCGCGATTGCGACTGCCGCAAGCCGCGGCCCGGCATGCTCCTGCGCGCCGCCGCCGACCTCGATCTCGACCTCGGACGCTCGGTGATGATCGGCGACAAGCCCTCGGACGTCGCGGCGGGACAGGCCGCGGGGGCGGCCGGTGTGCTGGTGCTCACCGGCTATGGCCGCGGCGAATTCGAGCACCGGCGGGAGGCGTGGGGCGTGAAACCGGACCACGTCGCGGAAGATCTCCTGGACGCCGTGGAGTGGGCGCTCGCCCGCTGA
- a CDS encoding PfkB family carbohydrate kinase has product MLPLRRLRELIPALAGKRVVVVGDIIADEYLYGKPARISREAPVLILRFTDREVRMGGAANATDNVRALGAVATPVGVLGRDEAGKELTRLFAGAGIPTDGVVLTDRRETPVKTRIMAGGYESTRQQVVRLDREPESTLPGDVEGEIVERVRAAGARADAFLLSDYGYGTVTPRVFEAVSEIARRRGLLVTVDSRYDLPRFRGVTAATPNEPEVETLASAELGDEPSLEKAGRVVLERLEARYLLITRGSRGMALLEREGPVTWIPIHGSDQIADVTGAGDTVISAFTTALAAGAAPAEAAWLANVAGGVVVMKRGTAAVTPRELLESLAGDDTASRP; this is encoded by the coding sequence ATGCTTCCCCTCAGACGGCTGCGCGAGTTGATTCCCGCCCTGGCCGGCAAGCGCGTGGTCGTGGTGGGCGACATCATCGCCGACGAATACCTCTACGGGAAGCCCGCGCGCATCTCGCGCGAGGCCCCCGTCCTCATCCTGCGCTTCACGGATCGCGAGGTGCGCATGGGCGGAGCCGCCAATGCCACCGACAATGTCCGTGCGCTGGGCGCGGTGGCCACGCCCGTGGGTGTCCTCGGTCGTGACGAAGCGGGCAAGGAGCTGACGCGCCTCTTCGCCGGAGCGGGGATACCGACCGACGGCGTCGTTCTGACCGACCGGCGGGAGACGCCGGTGAAGACGCGGATCATGGCGGGAGGCTACGAGTCCACCCGGCAACAAGTCGTCCGGCTCGACCGCGAGCCCGAGTCGACGCTGCCCGGGGACGTGGAGGGAGAGATCGTCGAGCGTGTCCGCGCCGCGGGCGCGCGGGCGGATGCCTTTCTCCTCTCTGACTACGGGTATGGGACGGTGACGCCCAGGGTCTTCGAGGCCGTGAGCGAGATCGCGCGTCGTCGCGGCCTGCTCGTCACGGTAGACAGCCGCTATGACCTGCCCCGCTTCCGAGGCGTCACCGCCGCCACTCCGAACGAGCCGGAGGTCGAGACGCTGGCGAGCGCGGAGCTGGGCGACGAGCCGTCTCTCGAGAAAGCCGGACGGGTCGTGCTCGAGCGGCTCGAGGCGCGCTATCTTCTCATCACTCGGGGCAGCCGCGGGATGGCCCTCCTCGAACGGGAAGGTCCGGTGACGTGGATCCCCATACACGGCAGCGACCAGATCGCCGACGTGACCGGCGCGGGCGATACGGTCATCAGCGCCTTCACCACGGCCCTGGCCGCGGGAGCCGCCCCCGCGGAGGCGGCATGGCTGGCCAATGTGGCAGGGGGCGTCGTGGTCATGAAGCGGGGCACGGCGGCGGTGACCCCACGCGAGCTGCTCGAATCACTGGCGGGCGATGACACGGCTTCTCGCCCTTGA
- a CDS encoding adenylyltransferase/cytidyltransferase family protein has translation MTRLLALEEAKGLASRWRGEGKRLVLANGCFDLLHVGHVRYLREARALGDALLVGVNSDASVARLKGAGRPIMSAAERAEIVAALESVDAVVIFDDDTADRLVATLRPDIHAKGTDYTMETVPERAAVLAAGGRVAIAGDPKSHATRDLIRTIVERFGRSGR, from the coding sequence ATGACACGGCTTCTCGCCCTTGAGGAGGCCAAGGGGCTGGCCTCGCGCTGGCGCGGAGAGGGTAAGCGTCTCGTTCTGGCCAATGGCTGCTTCGATCTCCTCCACGTCGGGCACGTCCGCTATCTCCGAGAGGCGCGCGCCCTGGGCGATGCGCTCCTCGTGGGCGTCAACTCGGACGCCTCGGTGGCTCGTCTCAAGGGCGCGGGCCGCCCGATCATGAGCGCGGCCGAGCGCGCGGAGATCGTGGCGGCCCTCGAGTCGGTCGACGCGGTCGTCATCTTCGACGACGACACGGCCGACCGGCTGGTCGCCACCCTCAGGCCCGACATCCACGCCAAGGGCACGGACTACACGATGGAGACGGTGCCCGAGCGGGCCGCCGTGCTCGCCGCGGGCGGGCGGGTGGCCATCGCCGGCGATCCGAAGAGCCACGCCACCCGGGATCTCATCCGCACCATCGTCGAGCGATTCGGACGGTCCGGTCGATGA
- the waaC gene encoding lipopolysaccharide heptosyltransferase I, whose protein sequence is MSPPSSGARASHGRIAIVKLSSLGDVIHALPVARALRRALPEAELTWIVEAREYAILRDHPDLDAVLPVDTRLWRRLIRRPAGMRQVWDKVGRLRTRIRGARFDVAIDLQGLLKSGLLTAYTGAPVRIGFSASHCRERWNALFTNRRVRPPDSATHIVEQYLALLEPLGIATATPEFHVPVPAQAQRRMDDFLGKEGVKPADRLVAINPGAGRLEKQWPVAHFRTLAERLVTEAGARVLLVWGPDEAHMARQIGLELPGGSALMAPPTDLGELTALLARSRLMIANDTGPLHLAAALGTPALGLFGPTRADRNGPFGPRCRGLESPDRSMAGLSPARVFEAAREMLEAPA, encoded by the coding sequence ATGAGCCCGCCTTCATCGGGTGCGCGGGCCTCCCACGGACGCATCGCCATCGTCAAGCTGTCTTCCCTCGGCGACGTGATCCATGCCCTCCCGGTGGCGCGCGCGCTGCGCCGGGCTTTGCCGGAGGCCGAGCTGACGTGGATCGTGGAGGCGCGCGAGTACGCCATCCTGCGCGATCACCCGGACCTCGATGCCGTATTGCCCGTGGACACGCGCCTCTGGAGACGGTTGATCAGGCGTCCGGCCGGTATGCGACAGGTCTGGGACAAGGTGGGCCGTCTGCGCACGCGCATCCGGGGCGCGCGCTTCGACGTGGCCATCGATCTCCAGGGCCTGCTCAAGTCCGGCCTCCTCACCGCGTATACGGGCGCGCCGGTGCGCATCGGCTTCAGCGCGTCACACTGCCGGGAGCGGTGGAACGCGCTCTTCACCAATCGCCGCGTAAGGCCGCCCGACTCCGCGACGCATATCGTCGAGCAGTACCTGGCTCTGCTGGAGCCGCTCGGCATCGCGACCGCGACGCCCGAGTTCCACGTGCCCGTGCCCGCCCAGGCCCAGCGACGTATGGACGACTTTCTGGGCAAGGAGGGCGTCAAGCCCGCCGATCGTCTGGTCGCCATCAACCCGGGCGCGGGTCGCCTGGAGAAGCAATGGCCCGTCGCTCATTTCCGGACCCTCGCCGAGCGCCTGGTGACCGAAGCGGGCGCCCGCGTGCTCCTCGTCTGGGGACCGGACGAGGCGCACATGGCGCGACAGATCGGGCTGGAGCTGCCGGGAGGCTCAGCCCTGATGGCACCCCCCACCGACCTCGGTGAGCTGACGGCCCTGCTCGCCCGCTCTCGGCTCATGATCGCCAATGACACCGGCCCGCTTCACCTGGCCGCAGCCCTCGGCACGCCCGCCCTCGGGCTCTTCGGTCCCACGCGCGCCGACCGCAATGGCCCCTTCGGCCCGCGCTGCCGCGGACTCGAGAGTCCCGATCGCAGCATGGCCGGACTGTCGCCGGCCCGGGTCTTCGAGGCGGCCCGCGAGATGCTCGAGGCTCCGGCGTGA
- a CDS encoding glycosyltransferase family 2 protein, translated as MKRLSVTVIAWNEEARLRECLESVSGADEIVVVDAESTDKTAQLAREFTDKVWVRPWPGFSAQKNFALEQATGEWVLSLDADERISPELRERIRRILMTDGPADGYSIPRKNLFWGAWVRHGGLYPDYQLRLFRRGGGRFVESAVHESVTVDGHVEALAEPLLHHSYRGLEDFVARSNRYSTLAAVELMRRGRRPRWADLTLRPFGRFFSMYVVKMGFLDGWRGFVLAVLYANYVFLRMAKAWEARRAGRGEPGTP; from the coding sequence GTGAAGCGGCTGAGCGTTACCGTCATTGCATGGAATGAGGAGGCCCGACTCCGCGAGTGTCTGGAGAGCGTGAGCGGGGCCGACGAGATCGTGGTGGTCGACGCCGAGTCCACGGACAAGACGGCCCAGCTGGCCCGCGAGTTCACGGACAAGGTCTGGGTGCGGCCGTGGCCCGGCTTCTCGGCCCAGAAGAACTTCGCCCTCGAGCAGGCCACGGGGGAGTGGGTACTCTCCCTCGACGCCGACGAGCGAATCTCTCCCGAGCTGCGAGAGCGCATTCGCCGCATTCTCATGACGGACGGCCCCGCCGACGGCTACTCCATCCCGCGAAAGAATCTCTTCTGGGGGGCGTGGGTGCGTCACGGCGGGCTCTATCCAGACTATCAGCTGCGCCTCTTCCGCCGGGGCGGAGGACGCTTCGTGGAGAGCGCGGTCCACGAGTCGGTGACGGTGGACGGCCACGTGGAGGCGCTTGCCGAGCCCCTTCTGCATCACTCGTATCGCGGGCTCGAGGACTTCGTGGCCCGCTCCAACCGCTATTCCACCCTGGCCGCCGTCGAGCTGATGAGACGGGGACGCCGTCCGCGCTGGGCGGACCTGACCCTGCGTCCCTTCGGGCGGTTCTTTTCCATGTACGTGGTGAAGATGGGATTCCTCGACGGCTGGCGGGGCTTCGTGCTCGCCGTCCTCTACGCCAACTACGTCTTCCTGCGCATGGCCAAGGCCTGGGAAGCGCGCCGGGCCGGCCGCGGCGAGCCGGGAACGCCATGA
- the trpS gene encoding tryptophan--tRNA ligase produces the protein MTAKQRVLSGMRPTGNLHLGNYLGALDNWVRLQDSYECFFFVASWHALTTDPENSGQAPESTIEMAADWLGAGLDPERSTLFIQSLVPEHAELHLLFSMVTPLGWLERVPTFKEMVEQLGLESPSYGLLGYPLLQAADILMYKAHWVPVGVDQVPHIELTREVARRFNHTWKRAIFPEPGAKLTQIPKVPGTDGRKMSKSLGNAIFLSDTEEEIRAKVKPMVTDPARKRRSDPGNPDICPVFDLHKIFTPEPEREACATGCRTAGIGCLDCKAVLLEHMIPPLAKIREARERFAAKPREIVEILYEGSRRARAFAQRTMEEVRSVINLEPR, from the coding sequence ATGACGGCGAAGCAGCGGGTGCTCTCCGGCATGCGCCCGACGGGCAATCTCCATCTCGGCAACTATCTGGGCGCCCTCGACAACTGGGTGCGTCTCCAGGATTCCTACGAGTGCTTCTTCTTCGTGGCGAGCTGGCATGCCCTGACCACGGATCCGGAGAACAGCGGACAGGCGCCGGAGAGCACCATCGAGATGGCCGCCGACTGGCTCGGGGCGGGGCTCGATCCCGAGCGCAGCACGCTGTTCATCCAATCGCTCGTGCCCGAGCACGCCGAGCTGCACCTTCTCTTCTCCATGGTGACGCCGCTGGGCTGGCTCGAGCGGGTGCCCACCTTCAAGGAGATGGTCGAGCAGCTCGGGCTGGAATCCCCCTCCTACGGCCTCCTGGGATACCCGCTCCTGCAGGCCGCCGACATCCTGATGTACAAGGCGCACTGGGTGCCCGTGGGCGTCGATCAGGTCCCGCACATCGAGCTGACGCGCGAGGTCGCCCGGCGCTTCAACCACACCTGGAAGCGGGCCATCTTTCCGGAGCCGGGGGCGAAGCTAACCCAGATCCCCAAAGTGCCGGGCACGGACGGCCGGAAGATGTCGAAGTCTCTCGGCAATGCCATCTTCCTGTCGGACACGGAGGAGGAGATCAGGGCCAAGGTCAAGCCCATGGTCACCGATCCCGCGCGCAAGCGTCGGAGCGATCCCGGCAACCCCGACATCTGCCCCGTCTTCGACCTGCACAAGATCTTCACCCCGGAGCCCGAGCGCGAGGCCTGCGCGACCGGCTGTCGGACCGCCGGCATAGGCTGTCTCGACTGCAAGGCGGTGCTGCTCGAGCACATGATCCCGCCGCTCGCCAAGATCCGGGAGGCCCGCGAGCGCTTCGCGGCCAAGCCGCGCGAGATCGTCGAGATTCTCTACGAGGGCTCTCGCCGCGCCCGCGCCTTTGCCCAGAGGACCATGGAGGAGGTCAGATCAGTGATCAACCTGGAGCCGCGATGA
- a CDS encoding segregation/condensation protein A: protein MTTDIDTAEESQGLTVRVESFVGPLDLLLHLCRTNEVDLANLPIRAITEQYLAHLESVQFQDLETAGAFMVMAATLIYLKSKLLLPPDPDAPPDELDEEGELLRQELAARLREYARVKALGAWLGEREAEQALLYGRTVAELPPPEDVPLEDLSVHLLERAITRLIQEQKRRTPREIEPNPLSILERMGEILELLRNTWSILFSSVAGQERVRAEWVVTLLALLELVRLGQARAHQAELFGEIVIEGPTTDAAARHAPEGAEPAPGDIAND, encoded by the coding sequence ATGACAACAGACATCGACACCGCGGAAGAGTCGCAAGGACTGACCGTCAGGGTCGAGTCCTTCGTCGGCCCCCTCGACCTCCTGCTTCACCTGTGCCGGACCAATGAGGTCGACCTCGCCAACCTGCCCATCCGCGCCATCACCGAGCAGTACCTGGCGCACCTCGAGTCCGTGCAGTTCCAGGATCTGGAGACGGCCGGGGCCTTCATGGTCATGGCCGCGACCCTGATCTACCTCAAGTCGAAGCTGCTCCTGCCCCCCGACCCCGACGCGCCGCCGGACGAGCTCGATGAAGAAGGCGAGCTCCTGCGCCAGGAGCTGGCCGCGCGGCTGCGCGAGTACGCGCGGGTCAAGGCCCTCGGAGCCTGGCTCGGCGAGCGCGAGGCGGAGCAGGCCCTCCTCTACGGCCGCACGGTGGCCGAGCTTCCGCCCCCGGAAGACGTCCCTCTTGAAGATCTCTCCGTCCATCTCCTCGAGCGGGCCATCACGCGGCTCATCCAGGAGCAGAAGAGACGGACGCCCCGCGAGATCGAGCCGAACCCGCTGTCCATCCTCGAGCGCATGGGAGAGATCCTGGAGCTCCTGCGCAATACCTGGTCCATCCTCTTCTCGTCGGTGGCCGGGCAAGAGCGCGTGCGCGCGGAGTGGGTGGTGACGCTCCTCGCCCTCCTCGAGCTGGTACGCCTGGGGCAGGCGCGCGCGCACCAGGCCGAGCTCTTCGGCGAGATCGTCATCGAGGGCCCAACCACCGACGCGGCCGCTCGCCACGCCCCTGAGGGCGCGGAGCCGGCCCCTGGAGACATCGCGAATGACTGA
- the scpB gene encoding SMC-Scp complex subunit ScpB — protein sequence MTEPIDIVEALLFASETPVELDRIREVLELGSAEEARALVTRVKARLDAEERALMIIEVGGGYRLVTRAEVAPWLVRLARSRTRSRLSRSALETLAIIAYRQPASRPDIDAIRGVNSEAVLENLLDRRMVRIAGRKEAPGRPYLYETTRDFLVAFGLRDVSDLPRVEGELVVPEPLAEGGESEHEEAEAPLAAAGEGNAGTDASQQDTGSSGTGFTPGR from the coding sequence ATGACTGAGCCCATCGACATCGTCGAAGCCCTGCTGTTCGCCTCGGAGACACCGGTCGAACTCGACCGCATACGCGAGGTGCTGGAGCTCGGGTCAGCCGAGGAGGCCCGCGCGCTCGTGACCCGCGTCAAGGCCCGGCTCGACGCCGAGGAGAGAGCCCTCATGATCATCGAGGTGGGCGGGGGATATCGGCTGGTGACGCGCGCGGAGGTGGCGCCCTGGCTCGTCCGATTGGCCCGAAGCCGGACGCGCTCCCGCTTGTCACGCTCGGCCCTGGAAACGCTCGCCATCATCGCCTACCGGCAGCCCGCCTCGCGTCCCGACATCGATGCCATCCGTGGCGTCAACTCGGAAGCCGTCCTCGAAAATCTCCTCGACCGGCGCATGGTCAGGATCGCCGGCCGCAAGGAGGCGCCGGGTCGGCCCTACCTCTACGAAACCACGCGGGACTTCCTGGTGGCCTTCGGGCTTCGCGACGTGAGCGATCTGCCCAGGGTCGAGGGGGAGCTCGTCGTGCCCGAGCCGCTCGCCGAGGGCGGCGAGAGCGAACACGAGGAAGCGGAGGCGCCGCTTGCCGCGGCCGGGGAGGGCAACGCTGGCACCGACGCGTCTCAGCAAGATACTGGCTCAAGCGGGACTGGCTTCACGCCGGGCCGCTGA
- a CDS encoding pseudouridine synthase: MPRPGRATLAPTRLSKILAQAGLASRRAAEAILAAGRIAVNGEVRREPGAQADPAVDHITLDGRLLGGAEAHAYFLLHKPRGYVTSRADPQGRPVVIDLLPSGGPRVFPVGRLDYDAEGLLLLTNDGELANRLLHPRYEIPRVYEVEVERHVSPAELGRWRRGVVLPDGPAVPADVRILRRGPRTTWIRVTFAEGRYREVKRYCKALGHPVVRLRRVQFGPLRLGTLPAGKARPLTAAEREILENLRGGVASPILARIR, translated from the coding sequence TTGCCGCGGCCGGGGAGGGCAACGCTGGCACCGACGCGTCTCAGCAAGATACTGGCTCAAGCGGGACTGGCTTCACGCCGGGCCGCTGAAGCGATCCTGGCCGCCGGCCGCATCGCCGTCAATGGCGAAGTGCGCCGCGAGCCCGGCGCCCAGGCCGATCCCGCAGTTGATCACATCACGCTCGACGGTCGGCTCCTCGGGGGCGCCGAGGCGCACGCGTATTTCCTTCTCCACAAGCCCCGCGGCTATGTCACGAGCCGGGCCGATCCGCAGGGCCGCCCCGTCGTGATCGATCTGCTGCCTTCGGGAGGGCCGCGCGTCTTCCCCGTGGGGCGGCTCGACTACGATGCCGAGGGGCTGCTCCTCCTCACCAATGACGGAGAGCTCGCCAACCGACTGCTCCATCCCCGCTACGAGATCCCGCGCGTCTACGAGGTGGAGGTCGAGCGGCACGTGTCCCCCGCTGAGCTCGGCCGCTGGCGACGCGGCGTGGTCTTGCCGGACGGCCCCGCCGTGCCCGCGGACGTCCGCATCCTGCGGCGCGGGCCGCGCACGACGTGGATCAGGGTGACGTTCGCCGAGGGGCGCTACCGGGAGGTGAAGCGCTACTGCAAGGCGCTGGGGCACCCCGTGGTGCGCCTGCGCAGGGTGCAGTTCGGGCCGCTGCGGCTGGGCACGCTGCCCGCGGGCAAGGCGCGCCCCCTCACGGCCGCCGAGCGAGAGATCCTCGAGAACTTGCGCGGGGGAGTCGCTTCGCCTATACTGGCCAGGATTCGCTGA
- the pheA gene encoding prephenate dehydratase: MDLDDWRSRINDLDEQILHLLNQRGQAALQIGELKRQQDRPYFVPEREAQLIERLLALNTGPLTADALRAVWREILSASLALENPLPVGYLGPAGTFTHVAAMRRFGTSAQLIPLRSIADVFEEVERGRAECGVVPVENSTEGPVNITLDRLIESEAVITGELTLDISQHLLSRATELAEIKIVCSHPQGLAQTRQWLLAHLPEARLEEMSSTTAAAERAKDDPTVAAVASELAARTYDVPVLRRRIEDNPSNSTRFLVIGRRAVGPTGRDKTSILFSMKNEPGVLYSILQPFAARRLNLTKIESRPTKRRPWEYVNFVDFEGHRDTDDVRAVLDEVKARCQFLKILGSYPAA, translated from the coding sequence ATGGACCTGGACGACTGGCGATCCAGGATCAACGACCTCGACGAACAAATCCTCCACCTCCTCAATCAGCGCGGGCAGGCCGCCCTCCAGATCGGCGAGCTCAAGAGGCAACAGGACAGGCCGTACTTTGTCCCGGAGCGCGAGGCCCAGCTCATCGAGCGACTGCTCGCCCTGAATACCGGCCCGCTCACCGCGGATGCCCTCCGCGCCGTCTGGCGCGAGATCCTCTCCGCCTCGCTGGCGCTCGAGAACCCGCTTCCCGTCGGCTACCTTGGTCCCGCGGGAACCTTCACCCACGTGGCGGCCATGCGCCGCTTCGGCACGTCGGCCCAGCTGATTCCGCTGCGGAGCATCGCGGATGTCTTCGAGGAGGTCGAGCGCGGGCGCGCGGAGTGCGGCGTGGTGCCCGTCGAGAACTCGACCGAGGGTCCCGTCAACATCACCCTGGACCGGCTCATCGAGTCCGAGGCGGTGATCACGGGGGAGCTCACGCTCGACATCAGCCAGCATCTCCTCTCCCGGGCCACGGAGCTCGCGGAGATCAAGATCGTGTGCTCCCACCCCCAAGGGCTCGCCCAGACCCGCCAGTGGCTGCTCGCCCACCTGCCCGAGGCGCGCCTTGAAGAGATGTCCTCCACCACCGCCGCCGCCGAGCGCGCCAAGGACGATCCCACGGTGGCCGCGGTGGCCTCGGAGCTGGCCGCCCGCACCTATGACGTGCCCGTGCTCAGGCGGCGGATCGAGGACAACCCTTCCAACAGCACGCGCTTCCTGGTCATAGGCCGGAGAGCGGTGGGACCAACGGGACGTGACAAGACGTCCATCCTCTTTTCCATGAAGAACGAGCCGGGCGTGCTCTACAGCATTCTCCAGCCATTCGCGGCCCGGCGACTCAACCTGACCAAGATCGAATCGCGACCGACCAAGCGGCGCCCGTGGGAATACGTGAACTTCGTCGACTTCGAAGGACACCGCGACACCGATGATGTCAGGGCCGTCCTCGATGAGGTGAAGGCGCGCTGTCAGTTCCTCAAGATCCTCGGGTCCTACCCGGCCGCCTAA
- the hisC gene encoding histidinol-phosphate transaminase, with amino-acid sequence MPVSWESIANDHILGIAPYEPGKPIEELEREFGLTDVIKLASNENPLPPSERVLKAISDALTHLNRYPDGSAHYLRIALARRHGLAADQIIMGNGSNELIELVVRAFLRPGEEAVIPHPSFVVYPMIVQAAGGIRVVVTLKDHRLDLEAMARAITPMTKLVFVANPNNPTATVVTAEEVTTFMARVPDKVIVIFDEAYFEFAQGPDFPDSLSFMKHGRKVVVLRTFSKAASLAGLRVGYAMADPDCVALLNRIRQPFNINSLAQVAALAALEDDSHILECLRMNEAGRHFLCDEFTSMGVKYVPSRANFILVDVARSGSDIFQRLLKEGVIVRPMSSFGMETALRITIGTPEENRRLVKALKKVLAEGKAG; translated from the coding sequence ATGCCCGTGTCCTGGGAATCCATCGCCAACGACCACATCCTCGGCATCGCCCCCTACGAGCCGGGCAAGCCGATCGAGGAACTCGAGCGCGAGTTCGGCCTCACGGATGTAATCAAGCTCGCCTCGAACGAGAATCCTCTGCCGCCTTCGGAGCGTGTCCTCAAGGCCATCTCCGACGCCCTCACCCATCTCAATCGCTATCCGGACGGCAGCGCCCACTACCTTCGGATCGCCCTGGCCCGCCGCCACGGGCTCGCGGCCGACCAGATCATCATGGGCAACGGCTCGAACGAGCTCATCGAGCTCGTCGTCCGCGCCTTCCTGCGCCCGGGGGAGGAGGCGGTGATCCCGCACCCGTCCTTCGTCGTCTATCCCATGATCGTCCAGGCCGCGGGGGGCATTCGCGTGGTGGTGACGCTGAAGGACCACCGGCTGGACCTGGAAGCCATGGCCCGCGCCATCACCCCCATGACCAAGCTCGTGTTCGTGGCCAACCCGAACAACCCGACGGCCACGGTGGTCACCGCCGAAGAGGTGACGACCTTCATGGCGCGGGTGCCGGACAAGGTCATCGTCATCTTCGACGAGGCCTATTTCGAGTTCGCGCAGGGCCCGGACTTCCCGGACTCCCTGAGCTTCATGAAGCACGGGCGCAAGGTGGTGGTGTTGCGGACCTTCTCCAAGGCGGCGAGCCTGGCCGGGCTGCGCGTGGGCTACGCCATGGCCGACCCCGACTGCGTGGCCCTGCTCAATCGGATCCGGCAGCCCTTCAACATCAACTCCCTGGCCCAGGTGGCCGCCCTCGCCGCCCTCGAGGACGACTCGCACATCCTCGAGTGTCTCCGCATGAACGAGGCGGGCCGGCACTTCCTCTGCGACGAGTTCACCTCGATGGGCGTGAAGTACGTCCCCTCGCGCGCGAACTTCATCCTCGTCGACGTGGCACGGTCGGGCAGCGACATCTTCCAGCGGCTCCTCAAGGAGGGTGTCATCGTCCGGCCCATGTCGAGCTTCGGGATGGAGACGGCGCTGCGCATCACCATCGGGACGCCGGAGGAGAACCGCCGGCTCGTCAAGGCGCTCAAGAAGGTGCTCGCGGAGGGTAAGGCCGGGTGA